The sequence gaTTACTCGATGGTGTTatagaaaattttcaattttttcattactcgatggtgtactcgatggcaccatcgagtacaaaaaagtcaaagggttttatagtcttttaaatctaaaatgactatataacttactctattataaactagggctataaaacttatgtttttatgaaagatGGTTATATGTGATAATTCCCACTTTTGAGGATAtaagtaattttattttaaggatTATTACCGTCTAAATACGCCAACTTATAATTTCTTTCAGTTTCAAATTTTAACATaactttttgatttttttttattaaaatacataaactgTAATACTTACTCTCTTTTTGAAATTGACCCACATTTCTTCTAAATTGAATATGAGGTGACAAATCTGAAAAATGATTAAGACTAGGGTTGGTAATCGATTCAGTTCGGTTTTAATCGAACCGATTTTTCGGTTATCGGGAACCGAATAAGGACAATTTCACTAACCGCTAATCGATCAGATTAGCGATTCGAATCGATTAACTGAATCGGTTAGCCGGTTAACAGGAAATAACCGATTTGTTTAATATTGATTTGTAAAACAAAGTTATTTTTTTCCAAACAGTAAAATAATGTGCTGTTTCTGCTCTATAACAATGCCCTCCTGACCACAACTAGAGAAATAATGGCTCCAGCTGTGTTCTTGGATCCATTGTAAAATTTCTTAAGAAATTATAGAGATTGGAAATTCAGAGTCATGGTGAGAATGCTGGTGATTAACACTGTTAACTTGATCTAAGCATATGTTGTACGGATTCATTCTCAAGgtgtttaagttttattttgtgGTTCTATATATAAGAAAACCGATCAACTGAATTCTAGAGAATTCGATAACCGAACCGGTGAAAATCGGTTATAGATTAACCGATTAACAGAAAATTCGGTTCGATTACGGTTATAACAAATTAACCGAACCCGTTTTACCACTCCTAATTTAGACTCATCGGCGATATACTTCAATACGACGTTGTACTGAGTATTTGTCCTCCATGAGTCCTAATCATCTTTCATATATGCCATATTTGATTCAATTCAGAGGAAATTGGGGTCTGTGTTAAAAATCAAGtaagtattaaaattaatattttaataaaaaattaaaagtttgtgttaaaatttaaaattggaGGAATGTTTGTGtaattaaacaataataattcttagtttaattattagtgtttataaatttaaaattagattttttatttttttattaaattaatttttttaaaaataaaagttaaatatatttttaataggatagacatacaaaaaattataatataccAGATCCGCACATTTAATGAGTGCTATACAAAGTCATAATTCCATGTTCATCCCACATGCATCGCCATGTGGTTATCACTTCAGCTTGGATTTAGGCTATTATTTTAGTTAGTCGGGACAAATttacgaaaaaagaaaaagaagtgaAGTTTGTGTATcaagagaaaatattttaatgTCACGTACACAACCAAAAATGCTATTCCcgccgtccgcgatatcgttttcactttcagttatagaagtagggtccacaaactttcactcacaacaatagtgggacccaaactccactcactacatatccactattatccaccacttttcttaaaactcgcgccatccacaatgtggaaacaaattgcggacggagggagtaaaaaattcgtgtattttgaAGCACGTACTGGCGGCacacccaatatatatatatatatatatatatatatatatatattgttttttaaccttaaaattcatatttaaaaagaaaaggtTGTAGAACAAttctagcaaaaaaaaaaaaaaacttcaactccattcatgccattttttttactagcataaaaattaaacaaaatacttttattttattttttattcgtACTTCTTTTGCAAAATAGAAAGGTGAGAATCTTtagtgaaaataaattattattttctcatCGTCAAACACAAATCATTCTTATTACCTACCGACTATCGTTCAACCTATTTCATGTATGTCCGTCTTAATTTGTCTCGAATTCTTCCGTTTGAATTCAAGTGTAAGGGATGACAATAGACTGAATCTAGATCAGATTTTTCTAGGTCAAAATTAAGatacaaattcaaatttttttatttaggtcTGGATCTAATTCAGATCTTAAAGATCTACATGGTCTCAGATCCAGattcatatttatattttttcttttgaaaataaagtttaaataaaaaaaatcattatgaCATCATAATAATTGTTTAAAATTTATACAGTCATTCAAAAATAACTTTATTACACGACAATTCGTTAAAAAGCATTACAATAATCCAAAAAAGtcataataatatcatcaaAATACAAAATCATCCAAAACCAATACGAAACATTTCAAGTTCAACAATATGTACTTGTCAAGGTTGAAATAAGGCTGTGGAACAAGAGAATAAAGATCTTTTACTATGAAAAATTAATGCAAGGGttataacataaaaataaaaataaaataatattttccttttgTCCCATTAGTAATGTCCCAGTTAGTATATTGAGACGTCCCACTAGTAAAGTCTCGtatcttttttaataaaagattaactatttaaaatattattaatgatgAGTCAAACTCATTTTATACACTAATTAtactttttcttaattttcgtattaaaaaataatgagacattACTAATGAGTATAAATTAAATGGATCTTTAGACCGGATTTGAATCTAAAAAATATGAGCTAGTCTTAGCCCAGATCCTTTGGGTCCTATAGTGTAAGATCTCTATATCCAAAAATTGGATCTGAATCAACTGATCTGAACCATATATCCAAGATCTACCCcttctaatattaaatttttttacatatattttaatataattatttatggcACCCGAAatataaaatcctaacttcatgTGATATCTTTTTCTGACTCAACTTAccccaattatatatatagaccTCATGCATACAAACCTAAACCCCATCCAAAAATTCTTCGCGATACAGAAAAATGCCAGCATCTTCAAATTTCTTCCGATCGCCACAACTATCTCAAGACTTCAAAGAGTTCCTCTCCACTCTCcccaaagaaaaaggaaaagactCTCTCTACCGCTATCATTATCAAGGTTTCTGGTACTTGGACCTCCTTCTAGAAGCTCTAATCTCATGCCAACAACATTTCCAAGCCGAGGATTCCGACGTCTTCGTCACCTCCACTCCCAAATGCGGCACCACGTGGCTGAAGGCCATCGCCTTCGCCCTACTTAACCGGAGGCGGCACCCTGCCGCCTCCGGAGACCACCCCCTCATCTCCAGCAACCCTCACGACCTCGTACCCTTCCTCGAGATGGGCCTCTACGGCACCAGCAAAGCCCTCGACATCGCCTCGTTCCCCTCCCCGCGCCTCCTCGCCACGCACGTGCCGTATTCCTCCCTGCCGGAATCGATCAGGAGCGGCTCCAAGTGCAAGATTCTGTACGTGGCGAGGGACCTTAAGGATGCCTTGGTGTCGGAGTGGCACTTCTTGGCGAGGGCGGGGGTGTCGGACGTGACGATGGCGAAGGCGGTCGAGGAATTTTGCGAGGGATTGAACATCTATGGGCCGTTTTGGGATCATGTTCTTGGATATTGGAAGGAGAGCTTGGAAAACCCTGATAGGGTTTTGTTCCTCAAGTACGAGGATATGAAGGCGAGGCCGGCCGCGGAGGTGCGCCGCGTGGCGGAGTTCCTCGGCTGCCCCTTCTccgcggaggaggaggaagctgGGGAGGTTGATCGGATCTTGGAACTGTGTAGCTTTGAAGGTCTCAGAGGTTTGGAAGTGAACAAGAAGGGGAAGGTAGCGGCGACTCGTGTGGATAAGAGTGCTTTCTTTCGTCGAGGAGAGGTGGGGGATTGGAAGAATCATTTATCGCCGGAGATGGGGAAGAAGCTTGATCGGATTATTGAAGAGAAGTTTTCTGGGTCgggattatttttttaaggatgGTATTGCTTTGCTTTGATTCTGTATACCACCTCTTAATATAAGTCTTAATTATACCATTTAGCAATTTATTAGTAAAGTAAACTACTGTAATttcaacttaattaatatcgTAAAGAATTTGGAAGGCGAGAAATGATAAGATTTTCAAAAACTCAATGCCGATTGCCGAGAATATTATGGAGAGTATTAAATTCTGCTCGCGAAAATGATTGAAATCACACTATCCATCATCTTTATGTGTTTTTGTACGCCGACGGATCttttgttcttcttttctttctctACTCGTATGTTAGTGTTAGTAGTATCTATTCGGTATTCTTTATTTTGAATGAGAATTTCATATTTactttaaaaaaagaaaataattttttaaagaaaagccaaactataattaataaagctaaaaactaactATTGCTCTTGTTCTCGATCAAATCAAAGTTATACCTTACTctgtccctaaaaattgtgagGTAATAGCTAGAGATGACATGggttatagaaaaaaaaattaagagattTATGTTTTGACCAGTAGAGGTTGGGTCCCACATTGTAAATAGCTAGTGAAGACATGGGGATAAGGTTTTCTATTAGTTTAAATTTGTGGGATTATTTCAAAATAAGGAAATATCAGAATTTTTAGGGAGAAGATTTTTCCAAATGGTGCTTTCTAATTTTCTTTATAGTATACtcgtatatttatattttccatataataaaatagaaagatGAAGCATATATTTCACATCTCATACGGAAAAATTAATTGCTAGCATCGGTCAAACGTaatattttatgataattaattaagtttagaAGCAAACAAAATATGGAAAGAGGATttatgttatgctttaaaagGTATCATTTTATAGGGATATTTGTCGtaaaatatacgaactttcaacaaattctgagTTTTCCcatgacctttaaaatttgaaaaaaaatacacaaacttttgaTTTATTCTAGTTTTTCCCACGAGTATGAAATACTCTCAAATAGAAGCTGATTTTAGGGCTTTTGATTTAGATTTTTTGATACTTAAGCGTGTACATCAACTTTATTATGACATCTTTATTATCCCTCACGCTTAAGTATCAAAAAATTCAAGTCAAAAGCCCTAAAATCGACTTCTACTTTAGAGTATTTCATAcccgtgggaaaaatcagaaaaaatcaaaaggttgtgtatttttgtttcaaattttaaaggtcatgGGAAATAgtagaatttgttgaaagttcgtgtattttacggaAAATATCcccattttatatattataataatcaaTTTTGAAGGGTTCAAACTCATTTAGAATTCTAATTGCAGTGAGCTAGatttttgtataataataataataataataataaataaataaataaaattttataaaataagactcTTTTATACTCCATATGATTTCCAACGTTCATCCTTACAAGTCACAATCAGGGCTGGACCTGATATTTCAGAGGTCCAACccagaaacaaaaaaaatgggtCCTTTAACCCATGAAACATCAGTATTTTTAATGTAGAGTGATTCTATTTGTAGCtctcattttactctttatagcctcctacttaattaataattaaaaataataaaaattttactaatttacccTATACTACATAaccccaaattaaattaatttaccCTAAGCCAGCCCTCAGCTTCATTGCTGCTGGAGTCCTTCCGACGACAACAACCAACTAGAAGAACCACAAGAAGAGCAGCAATTCCAGTGCCAACCCCTCCTCCGATGGCGGCTCTGTGATTTTTTTCACGACTGTCTTTCCCCTACCGCTATTTCCACCACCCACTGTGTATCGAAGAAACAACAAAGAGAGAAAAGCCAAATGTCGCGGCTTGGATCTTgggccagagagagagagagtgactgTAGTGAATGGTGAGTGAGGGTATATATAAGCTCATGTCTTTCATCTTCACCCTATTATATTATATCCAATACGTGGACTGCAGTCGttatttcaaattaatatatgGACTCGTGAATTTGGGAGTTGTAAATACAAAATGCACCAGAGTTGCTGCTCTTCTGAATATACAGAAACTATCACCATCGACGGAGGGATGTACGAGCACTACCGGATACACGAAAACTATCTGCACAACACCGTCTGGGAGATGCTTGGCACCGACCTCTCCGACAACGTCATCATCGACCACTCTCACGGCGGCTCCGGCGCTGCCTCCATCTGTTTAGCTGCCTCGCAGATCGACCATTCTTGATCATTTTTCAGAGGGGCTATAAAATTTAGGGGCTAGaggataaattagtaaaattttaattatttttaattattaattaaatagagggctataaagagtaaaatggtggctatgaatagaatcaccctttaaTGTAAAATAGAGAAGTGCATAATGGCCTTCTATATTTGTGTGGCTACATAACTTTAATCTATAAAGTGCACCAAATCAAAAAAACAAtgatcaaatatatatttattgaattCATTTATATGATCTTTTagtattttgagaaaaaaaaaagtatcaaTAACATCTTcaagattaattattttaaataccTTATcaatgtataaaattattttgttgAAGCTATAATAACTAGTGTACGTAGTTAATAATATCCTAATTAATGCAATTAAAACATTGAAAAACAATACAAAGTTTTAACATCTCAAGAATTTCACCAGTCGATCGACTTTATTTTGATGACACTTgcaattcagaaaataaatcttcaatgtcaattacaaataatatttttctttaataattttaagttCAATAAATCttgtaaattataattaatgaaaCGTTTCTTAAAATTTAGAGCCCTTCAAATTTGAGGGCCACGTTAGTTTAACTTGAGGGGTGGTCTTGGGTATAATCAGGTATATCGTATAATTGAATTTGACCcgtattttaattcaaattcaCATTCCGAtctaaatcgtgtaaatgatactattttgttatacaaatgacactgtttgtaattgatactattctgttatacaaatgacactgcgtataaaagacactataacattgtaaatgacactctCTATAATTGtaactattcagaaatataaatgatacttcctgtaattttattttgaaaggtgatacttcctgtaattgacactatatataagattgtaaatgacactataatatttaaTGACGCtatacattttaaaatgttacagtgtcatttatataatcgaacagtgtcaattataggcagtatcatttatataatcgaataatgtcatttacacgatttgaattATAATGCGGGTTCGAATTCAAATGCAAATCCAAATCTAAATATAGGTCAACTTGATTTTACAATGCACTCGGTTATACCTAACTTTTTGTATTAATTCAATGGGATATTAATGTTGCCGCCATTGTATTTAATAATTTCAATGCGATGTTGATGTCGCCGCCATTgtatttaataactttaatgTGATGCTTGTATTCAACTTACGCTATTGGTTATCAAATCAGTTTCAATTAGgctactattttaattaatcgtgacaatttagaaaaaataaaagataaaaagaaGTCAAGTTTGTATAGTAGGAGAATATTTTAATGTCACGTGCACACCCAATACTGGCtcatgtttattttattttattttaatttttaatcttaGAATTCatgacttttttattttttattatttttttaatttcgattttAACATCATTCTagccattttttttaaacttcaACTCCattcatgccatttttttttcactagtatgtctataaaattaaaagtttactatttttagtgaaaataaattatttcttctcATATATTCTCAAACTTTTGTTCCAAGATACTATCATGCCttctaatattaaatattttttacatttagttattatataaatataattatttatcgcaactcaaatatatataaagtctACGTACGCCACTACTTTATGCTATATTTCGCCTCTGCTTTGAGGAAGTAATCCcaattacatatatataggccTCACACATACAAACCTAATGCACAATTAAAAATGTCATCATCTTCAAATTTCTTCAAATCGCCACAACTATCCCAAGACTTCAAAGAGTTCCTCTCCACTCTACCCAAAGAAAATGGACTCGAAAAAGACCCTCTCTACCTCTATCAAGGTTTCTGGTACTTAGACGTCTTTCTTGAAGGTGCAATTTCAATCCAACAACATTTCCAAGCGGAGGATTCCGACGTCTTCGTCGCTTCCACTCCGAAATGCGGCAGCACGTGGTTGAAGGCGATTGCATTCGCCCTACTGAACCGGAGACGGCACCCTACCCAGGGACGGAGCCAAGCCCCGGGCATGATCCGGCAAACGCCCGAGTAATTttctcaattattatatttaagttttattttgtaaCCCGTCATATCCACGAAAATTATGGTATTTTTGGGCATTATGACCTGTTCACAATATATGCGGTACCGTGTTTTTATTTTGGTACATATACccttatatttttcaacttaTTCACGcacatttaatatttataaaaactcATCTAACAAATCAATTTTTGCGGTGAGTATTGTTCTTTcaatcatttattaaaattcgtgccatcAAATCACATCACActaaaagtattttttttttcttctgatttttcatatataaaattgtaattttgttAATTCAAGCTTGTTCCTAAATACACAAATCTAATTTTGCCTGCTCATTTTTAAAATTCTAGCTCCGTCCCTGACCCTACCGCCTCCGGAGACCACCCCCTCCTCTCCACCAACCCTCACAACCTGGTGCCCTTCCTCGAGATTGGCCTCTACGGCGGCAACAAAGCCCTCGACATCGCCTCGTTCCCCTCCCCTCGCCTCCTCGCCACACACGTGCCGTATTCCTCCCTGCCGAAGTCGATCAGGAGCAGCGGCTCCAAGTGCAAGATCCTGTACGTGGCGAGGAACCCGAAGGACGCCTTCGTGTCGATGTGGCACTTCCTGGCCAAGGCGAGGAAGCTGGACTTGACGATGGCGGAGGCGTTCGAGCTATTCTGCGAGGGATTGAGCGTCTATGGCCCATTTTGGGATCATGTTCTTGAATATTGGAAGCAAAGCTTGGAAAACCCTGAGAGGGTTTTGTTCCTCAAGTACGAGGATATGAAGGCGCGGCCGGCTGTGGAGGTGCGCCGCGTGGCGGAGTTCCTCGGCTGCCCCTTCTCtgcggaggaggaggaagctgGGGAGGTTGATCGGATCTTGGAACTGTGTAGCTTTGAAGGTCTCAGAGGTTTGGAAGTGAACAAGAAAGGGAAGGTAACGGTGACTGGTGTGGATAACAGTGCTTTCTTTCGTCGAGGAGAGGTGGGGGATTGGAAGAATCATTTATCTGCAGAGATGGCGAAGAGGATTGATCGGATTGTTGAAGAGAAGTTTTCTGGATCAGGATTATTCCTATAAATATTATAATCCTCCAATATATTTCTGTGTGTGCTTGTTGATCCAATGATCGCGTGGTTAATGCTTAAAGTTAAAAGCTTTCTCGTTTGAACTAGTAGTTGGCCACGCGATAATcctccaatttatttattattatgagAATTTATTTGGAAAAATAtaagaatttattattattattattactccaaTTGGAATTTCTGTGAGATgcgttttttgtaaatattgtgcgTGAATGGGATAAAGATATAAATGTATGTACCCTCAAATGGAAAGACCACGATTATTGTGAATGAACGAAAATTATAAAAAGGGCAATGGAAGGAGTAGTTCGTAAGACTTCAAtttttaagttatatatttatttttatttttattttttatttaaccggggggggggggggggggggttcgCCAAAACTGGTAGCAATTGTTTGTGGGGGTTTAGCTATTTTAGCAATGGGACTTCGATTATTgggagaaagaagaaggaggtaTTAAGCTACTTAAGGGACAGACTTTGGAAAAAAGTACAAGGGTGGAAAGAGAAGAAACTGTCCAAGGCCGCGGGCAAAGAGATCTTAATTAGAGTGGCGCAAGCTATCCCAGCCTTTTGTATGGCCATATTTTCTCTTCCTACCTGTCTCACTGATGAACGTGAGCGTATGATGAATAACTTTTGATGGGGTAATAAGGGTGGTACTGGCCGAGGCTGAGAGATCAATTAGATGAAATGGGATAAGTTATGTGTTGGAAATGCAATTGGG comes from Salvia miltiorrhiza cultivar Shanhuang (shh) chromosome 3, IMPLAD_Smil_shh, whole genome shotgun sequence and encodes:
- the LOC131017135 gene encoding cytosolic sulfotransferase 5-like, whose protein sequence is MPASSNFFRSPQLSQDFKEFLSTLPKEKGKDSLYRYHYQGFWYLDLLLEALISCQQHFQAEDSDVFVTSTPKCGTTWLKAIAFALLNRRRHPAASGDHPLISSNPHDLVPFLEMGLYGTSKALDIASFPSPRLLATHVPYSSLPESIRSGSKCKILYVARDLKDALVSEWHFLARAGVSDVTMAKAVEEFCEGLNIYGPFWDHVLGYWKESLENPDRVLFLKYEDMKARPAAEVRRVAEFLGCPFSAEEEEAGEVDRILELCSFEGLRGLEVNKKGKVAATRVDKSAFFRRGEVGDWKNHLSPEMGKKLDRIIEEKFSGSGLFF
- the LOC131017136 gene encoding cytosolic sulfotransferase 12-like, translating into MSSSSNFFKSPQLSQDFKEFLSTLPKENGLEKDPLYLYQGFWYLDVFLEGAISIQQHFQAEDSDVFVASTPKCGSTWLKAIAFALLNRRRHPTQGRSQAPGMIRQTPDSVPDPTASGDHPLLSTNPHNLVPFLEIGLYGGNKALDIASFPSPRLLATHVPYSSLPKSIRSSGSKCKILYVARNPKDAFVSMWHFLAKARKLDLTMAEAFELFCEGLSVYGPFWDHVLEYWKQSLENPERVLFLKYEDMKARPAVEVRRVAEFLGCPFSAEEEEAGEVDRILELCSFEGLRGLEVNKKGKVTVTGVDNSAFFRRGEVGDWKNHLSAEMAKRIDRIVEEKFSGSGLFL